In Mycolicibacterium mucogenicum DSM 44124, the following are encoded in one genomic region:
- a CDS encoding HNH endonuclease produces MARQIGAAKQSAKWLFETIGEGNVFTKARLREAVPGREQVDRRMRSLREVGWIIDTSAEDNTLANEELRVVKVGDHPWVEGYKWPQQSRVSNKVRRAVFDRDGNRCVVCGIAAGEMYPDDRKFAKMTLGHLIPKGRKGTNELANLRTECQRCNETSRHLTGTPVDADLLRAEIRALRRVERAELRRWIEDGRRSFTRTEALWAKYRQLPPVVRDDIGKLIEALP; encoded by the coding sequence GTGGCGCGACAGATCGGGGCGGCTAAACAGTCCGCGAAGTGGCTATTCGAGACGATTGGTGAGGGCAACGTATTCACAAAAGCTCGATTGAGGGAGGCTGTGCCGGGTCGCGAACAGGTAGATCGTCGAATGCGCTCGTTGCGAGAGGTCGGTTGGATTATCGACACTTCGGCCGAGGACAACACGCTTGCGAACGAAGAGCTCCGGGTCGTTAAAGTCGGTGACCATCCCTGGGTTGAAGGGTACAAGTGGCCGCAGCAAAGTCGGGTGAGCAACAAAGTTCGCCGGGCGGTTTTCGATCGGGATGGCAATCGGTGCGTAGTCTGCGGTATTGCCGCGGGTGAGATGTATCCAGATGACCGCAAGTTTGCGAAGATGACGCTCGGGCATCTGATTCCAAAGGGCCGCAAAGGAACAAATGAGCTCGCTAATCTTCGCACTGAGTGTCAGCGTTGCAATGAGACATCTCGACATCTGACCGGCACGCCGGTCGACGCTGATCTGCTCCGCGCAGAAATTAGAGCCCTTCGGAGGGTAGAGCGTGCGGAGTTGCGGCGATGGATCGAGGATGGCCGACGCAGCTTCACCCGGACCGAAGCGCTCTGGGCGAAGTACCGGCAACTCCCTCCAGTTGTTCGTGATGACATCGGAAAGCTGATCGAAGCGCTGCCATAG
- a CDS encoding DUF4267 domain-containing protein, whose amino-acid sequence MSIDRVGLVVGGIRLASGVSFLVAPERANRFWGDPEKPTGSTWLLLHSMGYRDALIGGLLASAALRGRDTRGWFLASGGADAADLLGGMGVHHEMRPSQKYIGLGGAVVGIGVGLWGATRRRSRGAAATD is encoded by the coding sequence ATGTCGATCGACCGTGTTGGGCTCGTCGTCGGGGGTATTCGTCTCGCGTCGGGGGTGTCGTTTCTCGTCGCCCCGGAGCGGGCCAACCGGTTCTGGGGCGACCCCGAGAAGCCGACCGGGTCCACGTGGTTGCTGCTGCACTCAATGGGTTACCGCGATGCGCTGATCGGCGGGCTGCTCGCTTCGGCGGCACTGCGTGGCCGAGACACTCGAGGCTGGTTCCTGGCCTCCGGTGGTGCCGATGCGGCAGATCTGTTGGGCGGCATGGGTGTTCATCACGAGATGAGGCCGTCGCAGAAGTACATCGGGCTCGGCGGCGCCGTTGTCGGGATCGGTGTGGGGTTGTGGGGTGCGACGCGGCGGCGGTCTCGTGGAGCCGCCGCTACTGACTGA
- a CDS encoding SDR family oxidoreductase translates to MTAIDPDQLSTCLKVLSEVSALPPEHPDAVAVRQATAKMFKELKKERRAAARDKVAAADRAVIAATATGAPGRIDDETQGLPLVSTAVGATAGTLLRSQHCYICKNHFTVVDAFYHQLCPDCAAFNRAKRDARTDLIGRTALLTGGRAKIGMYIALRLLRDGAHTTITTRFPNDAVRRFAAMEDSADWLHRLRVVGIDLRDPAQVVALADEVAAQGPLDILINNAAQTVRRPPGSYAALVEAERTPPPELVDVITFDHVSDAHPHALAGSLGEHPAPHALTELALQARSASPERIAAGLAIDAGGLLPDTASINSWTQRVHEVDAMELLEVQLCNQTAPFILVSRLRPAMAASSARRKYVVNVSAMEGQFSRGYKGPGHPHTNMAKAALNMLTRTSAGEMLEQDGILMTAVDTGWITDERPHPTKLRLAEEGFHAPLDLVDGAARVYDPIVRGELGEDLYGCFLKDYAKSPW, encoded by the coding sequence GTGACCGCGATCGATCCTGACCAGCTCAGCACTTGCCTGAAGGTGCTGTCTGAGGTGAGCGCGCTGCCGCCCGAGCATCCCGACGCCGTCGCCGTCCGCCAGGCCACCGCGAAGATGTTCAAAGAGCTGAAGAAGGAGCGCCGGGCCGCCGCACGCGACAAGGTAGCGGCCGCTGATCGCGCTGTCATCGCCGCGACCGCCACGGGCGCGCCGGGTCGGATCGACGACGAGACGCAGGGCCTGCCCTTGGTGTCCACCGCGGTCGGGGCCACGGCGGGCACACTGCTGCGCTCCCAGCACTGCTACATCTGCAAGAACCACTTCACGGTGGTCGATGCCTTCTACCACCAGCTGTGTCCCGACTGCGCCGCCTTCAACCGGGCCAAGCGCGACGCCCGCACCGACCTGATCGGTCGCACCGCGCTGCTCACCGGCGGGCGCGCCAAGATCGGCATGTACATCGCGCTGCGGCTGTTGCGCGACGGCGCGCACACCACGATCACCACCCGATTCCCCAACGACGCGGTGCGCCGCTTCGCCGCGATGGAGGACAGCGCCGACTGGCTGCACCGACTGCGCGTCGTGGGGATCGACCTGCGGGACCCGGCCCAGGTGGTCGCGCTGGCCGACGAAGTGGCTGCGCAGGGACCGCTGGACATCCTGATCAACAATGCGGCGCAGACGGTGCGCCGCCCGCCGGGCTCCTACGCGGCGCTGGTGGAGGCCGAGCGCACCCCGCCGCCCGAGCTGGTGGACGTCATCACCTTCGACCATGTCAGCGACGCGCATCCGCACGCCCTGGCCGGCAGTCTCGGTGAGCACCCGGCCCCGCACGCCCTGACCGAGCTTGCGCTGCAAGCTCGTAGCGCGTCGCCGGAGCGGATTGCCGCCGGCCTCGCGATCGACGCGGGCGGGTTGCTGCCGGATACCGCGTCGATCAACAGCTGGACCCAACGGGTGCACGAGGTCGACGCGATGGAACTCCTCGAGGTGCAGCTGTGCAACCAGACGGCGCCGTTCATTTTGGTGAGCCGGCTGCGCCCGGCTATGGCCGCCTCGTCCGCGCGGCGCAAGTACGTGGTGAACGTGTCGGCGATGGAAGGCCAGTTCAGTCGCGGCTACAAGGGACCCGGGCACCCGCACACCAATATGGCCAAGGCCGCGCTGAACATGCTGACCCGCACGAGCGCGGGGGAGATGCTGGAGCAGGACGGCATTCTCATGACCGCTGTCGACACCGGCTGGATCACCGACGAGCGCCCGCATCCCACCAAGCTGCGGCTGGCCGAGGAAGGCTTCCACGCGCCGCTGGATCTGGTGGATGGTGCTGCGCGCGTGTACGACCCGATTGTGCGCGGGGAATTGGGCGAGGACCTCTACGGATGTTTCTTGAAGGATTACGCGAAGAGTCCTTGGTAG
- a CDS encoding TIGR03086 family metal-binding protein, producing the protein MSEDTTPELGVLAVEALDLLTAAVRDVPADRWDDPSILQDWTLRELVAHATGSATRIIVLAEDGELWDGPSEPSDWMYDSPADQLSALGIRLREALPTADLDAPRKSPQGEVPLRRALLFPIADLALHTWDLRQSLGEPIELPDDLLTLSEGLVHSVPEQMLRRPGAFGPEQPAPAGCSPTTKLLAFLGRPVSPSA; encoded by the coding sequence ATGAGCGAAGACACGACCCCCGAGCTTGGCGTGTTGGCTGTCGAGGCCCTCGACCTGCTCACCGCAGCCGTCCGTGACGTCCCCGCCGACCGCTGGGATGATCCGTCGATCCTGCAGGACTGGACGCTGCGCGAACTGGTCGCGCACGCAACCGGCAGCGCCACCCGAATCATCGTGCTCGCCGAGGACGGCGAGCTGTGGGACGGACCTTCCGAACCGTCGGACTGGATGTACGACAGCCCGGCAGATCAATTGAGCGCGTTGGGTATTCGCCTTCGCGAGGCTCTGCCTACGGCGGATCTCGATGCGCCGCGCAAGTCTCCACAAGGTGAAGTTCCGCTGCGTCGCGCACTGCTGTTCCCGATTGCTGATCTGGCTCTGCACACGTGGGATCTGCGCCAGTCCCTCGGCGAGCCGATCGAGCTGCCCGACGACCTGCTCACCCTGTCCGAAGGGCTGGTCCACTCGGTGCCGGAACAGATGCTCCGGCGCCCCGGGGCGTTCGGTCCGGAGCAACCCGCGCCGGCAGGTTGTTCGCCCACCACCAAGCTGTTGGCGTTCCTCGGCAGGCCTGTCAGCCCCAGTGCGTAA